A portion of the Halobacillus ihumii genome contains these proteins:
- a CDS encoding TetR/AcrR family transcriptional regulator, with amino-acid sequence MRRKDSDKERHILITAMKLFSSKNYNRTSMQEIADSCGISKGSLYVYFKSKEDLLLNILKYYFQYIEDQIRMVEQDESLSPKEKFSKEIEIKLGHYIENQEFYRLQGQEISGLSDKNIYRYLHQQNIDQVKWFEQYLIKIYGDQIKPYAADGAFFFIGMIRQYMELIVLNQFPLHIKKVVRFLMIQIDSIIKGLSDRDVEPLMNENLWALYLEEASEEKIHPLELIKQMKHQVKDESVPETQGEEAIQSLTIMEQELMNMQPRSAILKGMLRNLEPIDSLEKSRLKLADSLQLNGKK; translated from the coding sequence ATGAGAAGAAAAGATTCTGATAAAGAACGACACATCTTAATAACAGCGATGAAACTTTTCTCATCTAAAAATTATAATCGGACTTCTATGCAGGAAATTGCGGATAGCTGCGGGATTTCAAAGGGGAGTCTGTATGTTTACTTCAAGTCAAAAGAGGATTTGCTTTTAAATATTCTCAAGTATTACTTTCAATATATCGAAGATCAAATCAGGATGGTTGAGCAAGATGAGTCCTTGTCACCAAAGGAAAAATTCTCAAAGGAAATTGAAATTAAATTAGGTCATTATATTGAAAATCAAGAGTTTTACAGACTGCAGGGGCAGGAAATTTCGGGGCTGTCTGATAAAAACATTTACCGGTATTTGCACCAACAAAATATTGATCAGGTGAAATGGTTTGAGCAATATTTAATCAAAATTTACGGGGATCAAATCAAACCCTACGCTGCAGATGGAGCCTTCTTTTTTATAGGGATGATTAGACAATACATGGAATTGATAGTCTTGAATCAGTTTCCGTTACATATAAAAAAGGTTGTTCGATTTTTAATGATTCAAATTGACTCTATAATCAAAGGGTTGTCGGACCGTGATGTTGAGCCGTTAATGAACGAAAATTTATGGGCTTTATACTTGGAAGAAGCGAGTGAGGAAAAGATCCATCCGCTTGAATTGATCAAGCAAATGAAGCATCAGGTAAAAGACGAGTCGGTTCCCGAAACTCAAGGTGAGGAAGCGATTCAATCTCTAACCATCATGGAACAAGAGCTGATGAATATGCAGCCGAGATCAGCTATTCTGAAGGGGATGCTTCGTAACCTTGAACCGATTGATTCGTTAGAGAAGTCAAGGTTGAAGCTTGCCGACAGTCTACAGCTGAACGGGAAAAAATGA
- a CDS encoding DUF456 domain-containing protein codes for MDILIWIIIIALFLASFASIIFPIIPGPLVLWLGFLAYFFFINGEELSVLFWIGMVILTVILIVADIIANSYFVKRYGGSKWGERFAAIGVIVGSFIIPPFGLIILPFILVLIVELVQKRSTEEAFKASLGSLFGFLSGSVAKVVIQLIMIIWFFIELWL; via the coding sequence ATGGATATACTGATTTGGATTATTATTATTGCCCTGTTTCTAGCCAGTTTTGCTAGTATCATTTTCCCGATTATCCCAGGGCCGCTTGTGCTTTGGCTCGGGTTTCTCGCTTACTTTTTCTTTATAAATGGAGAGGAGTTATCGGTCTTATTCTGGATCGGAATGGTCATTTTAACGGTTATTTTAATTGTCGCTGATATCATCGCAAACAGCTATTTCGTGAAGCGATACGGCGGCAGTAAATGGGGAGAACGCTTCGCGGCCATTGGTGTCATCGTCGGCTCGTTTATTATCCCGCCATTTGGGTTAATCATCCTTCCTTTCATTCTCGTTCTCATCGTTGAACTCGTTCAAAAACGTTCAACAGAGGAAGCGTTTAAAGCCTCTTTAGGTTCTTTATTCGGTTTTCTCAGTGGATCCGTGGCAAAAGTCGTCATTCAGTTGATTATGATTATTTGGTTCTTCATTGAATTATGGCTGTAA
- a CDS encoding DUF3953 domain-containing protein — protein sequence MNLFLGGLMIVMGIDEFQKNRRSFMGFLFIGASMFGFYVALQGFLLN from the coding sequence ATGAATTTATTTCTAGGCGGGTTGATGATCGTAATGGGAATCGACGAGTTTCAGAAAAACCGAAGAAGTTTCATGGGGTTTTTGTTTATTGGTGCATCTATGTTTGGATTCTATGTTGCGCTACAGGGATTTCTATTGAATTAG
- a CDS encoding SRPBCC family protein, with protein MDQNQTVPEIKKQVTFDAPIEKVWQAVSSAEGMAEWFMPNNLKPVEGHEFYLESPFETSSCKVFTVNPPKELSFSWGDQGWVVHFLLEEVEGKTEFTLIHAGWGHPDDKMRPTDKTHLDTRNTMNNGWESILNERLRKVVEG; from the coding sequence ATGGATCAAAATCAAACAGTACCAGAAATTAAGAAACAAGTTACCTTTGATGCCCCCATAGAAAAAGTGTGGCAAGCGGTCTCTTCTGCAGAAGGCATGGCAGAATGGTTTATGCCCAATAATTTAAAGCCTGTTGAAGGACATGAGTTTTATCTTGAATCGCCTTTTGAAACATCCTCCTGTAAAGTCTTTACGGTAAACCCGCCTAAGGAACTTTCCTTTTCCTGGGGAGATCAGGGCTGGGTCGTACATTTTTTATTAGAAGAAGTTGAGGGGAAAACGGAATTTACGTTAATTCACGCGGGTTGGGGCCACCCCGATGATAAGATGCGTCCAACAGACAAAACTCATTTGGATACACGTAATACGATGAATAATGGCTGGGAAAGCATCCTCAATGAAAGATTGCGAAAGGTTGTCGAGGGTTGA
- a CDS encoding DUF1641 domain-containing protein, with protein MAKAIRRVKPMEVPREEQIEKDVSEVKEAVAENKDAILKGIKLLQALEEGGTLDAAYAFTKKKKEALGYVANELNREQYTPLIENLPELIFLIGELDVKSLREVTERMNQGIEQMNTGDPAAKTSVFDLAKALKDPEINRSITMMMQFLKGMGRQ; from the coding sequence ATGGCTAAGGCGATTAGACGTGTTAAACCGATGGAAGTGCCTCGTGAGGAACAAATTGAGAAAGATGTGTCTGAAGTAAAAGAAGCTGTTGCTGAGAATAAGGATGCCATATTAAAAGGAATTAAACTGCTTCAGGCGTTGGAAGAAGGCGGGACACTCGATGCCGCCTACGCCTTTACGAAGAAGAAGAAAGAGGCATTAGGTTATGTGGCCAATGAGTTAAATCGTGAGCAATATACACCTTTAATCGAAAACCTTCCGGAACTGATTTTCCTGATTGGCGAACTTGATGTGAAATCGCTTCGTGAAGTAACCGAGAGAATGAACCAGGGAATTGAACAGATGAATACGGGGGATCCAGCTGCCAAAACCTCTGTCTTTGATCTGGCCAAAGCCCTGAAAGACCCTGAAATTAACAGAAGTATCACGATGATGATGCAGTTTTTAAAGGGGATGGGCCGCCAGTAA
- a CDS encoding ArsR/SmtB family transcription factor, which translates to MMTAAPKHDVYQAIADPSRREMLELLAKNDSSIKEIGSHFSISRTAIVKHLNVLADADLVTDRKSGREKIYSLQPAQLLEVQEWVSYFEKFWDNKLSMLKHMVEKDIED; encoded by the coding sequence TTGATGACGGCGGCACCTAAGCATGATGTCTATCAGGCTATTGCCGATCCCTCAAGAAGAGAAATGCTGGAACTGCTTGCGAAAAATGACTCTTCCATAAAAGAGATAGGCAGTCATTTTTCAATCAGTCGTACAGCGATTGTGAAGCACTTGAATGTTTTAGCAGATGCCGATCTCGTAACTGATCGCAAATCAGGTCGTGAAAAAATTTATTCTCTTCAGCCTGCCCAATTACTGGAAGTGCAAGAATGGGTCTCCTACTTCGAGAAGTTCTGGGATAATAAGCTTTCTATGTTGAAACATATGGTTGAAAAGGACATTGAGGATTAG
- a CDS encoding nucleotidyltransferase family protein has translation MLFTNESDLLQIVKEDDRMMRVLRTVKSLNLPDWWVCAGFVRSKIWDIQHGYSRNTTLPDVDVIYFDKNKDKTTDILIEKELHTLEPDIPWSVKNQARMHLKSGLPPYLSSVDAISKFPETVTSLGLKLDDGCQIILTAPHGLEDTVTMEVQPTPLYREGKGLEIYRERVEKKKWKSKWPMVVVIYPDSL, from the coding sequence ATGCTTTTCACTAATGAGAGTGATCTTTTACAAATCGTAAAGGAAGACGATCGTATGATGCGTGTCCTGAGAACAGTTAAATCTCTAAACTTACCAGATTGGTGGGTTTGTGCTGGGTTTGTACGTTCAAAGATTTGGGATATTCAGCATGGTTACAGTAGGAATACAACATTGCCTGATGTTGATGTAATCTATTTTGATAAAAACAAAGACAAGACGACGGATATTCTTATAGAAAAAGAACTTCATACCCTTGAACCGGACATTCCCTGGTCCGTGAAAAATCAAGCAAGAATGCATCTTAAAAGTGGATTACCGCCTTACTTATCCTCCGTTGATGCTATATCGAAATTTCCTGAAACAGTGACTTCTTTAGGGCTAAAACTAGATGACGGTTGTCAGATTATCCTAACTGCACCTCATGGGTTGGAAGATACTGTTACTATGGAAGTTCAACCTACACCTCTCTATAGGGAAGGAAAAGGACTAGAAATTTATAGAGAGAGAGTGGAAAAGAAAAAGTGGAAGTCCAAATGGCCAATGGTCGTAGTGATTTACCCAGATAGTCTATGA
- a CDS encoding DMT family transporter, which yields MYSYLFMVLVVIIYAGNILIGKAINDLPPFTIAFIRLLIAFLVLFPLGYKKAWKYRLTFWENKQPFLIMALAGITFFNTFIYGALQFTTATNVSVLESVIPVVTVIISSFLLKEKLSFIQWSGIMLSLLGAVWVVLDGRLFQLTSMAWNIGDGLMIGSIVSWAVYSVYVKQYMHLFPSFAAILLMTGISVVLLFPVVLIEWWVTGVPSFNGSSHVLGLLYLGIFPSFIALILYNRAVDALGPSKASVFLNFLPVVTMVGAYFWLGETITVMQMAGALIVIGGVILTTQFNKPRRRKVDYKKQEVL from the coding sequence ATGTATTCCTATCTATTTATGGTGCTGGTGGTCATTATATATGCTGGCAATATTCTTATTGGAAAAGCTATTAACGATTTACCTCCGTTTACGATTGCTTTCATCCGACTGCTGATTGCCTTCCTCGTTTTATTCCCACTTGGATATAAAAAGGCATGGAAATATCGGTTAACTTTTTGGGAAAATAAACAACCGTTCTTAATCATGGCCTTGGCTGGGATCACCTTTTTCAACACGTTTATTTACGGTGCCTTGCAGTTCACAACAGCCACAAACGTGTCTGTATTAGAAAGCGTGATACCTGTTGTGACGGTTATTATTAGTTCCTTTTTGTTAAAAGAAAAATTGAGCTTTATACAATGGTCGGGGATCATGCTCTCCTTACTTGGAGCTGTGTGGGTGGTGTTGGATGGCAGGTTATTTCAACTCACATCTATGGCTTGGAATATCGGTGATGGTCTAATGATTGGATCGATTGTGTCCTGGGCGGTTTATTCAGTCTATGTGAAGCAGTACATGCATCTATTTCCATCGTTCGCTGCCATCCTTCTCATGACAGGTATTTCGGTTGTCCTATTATTCCCGGTTGTGTTAATCGAATGGTGGGTGACAGGAGTCCCTTCATTTAATGGGTCAAGTCATGTGTTAGGGCTGTTGTATCTAGGAATTTTTCCTTCCTTTATAGCGTTAATTTTGTATAATCGAGCAGTTGATGCACTTGGACCTTCCAAGGCTTCTGTGTTTCTGAATTTCCTGCCTGTTGTAACGATGGTTGGTGCCTATTTCTGGCTTGGGGAAACGATTACAGTTATGCAAATGGCCGGGGCGTTGATTGTGATAGGTGGTGTGATTTTAACGACACAGTTTAATAAACCTAGGCGGAGAAAAGTAGATTACAAGAAACAGGAAGTCTTATAG
- a CDS encoding helix-turn-helix transcriptional regulator encodes MKAERMIKILILLQYGTTISTPTLARELEVSERTIHRDMESLHAAGIPIFSERGKSGGWRLVDGWKQKLSWLKEKEVLTLFLPHAEKLLSDLNIDASIVELKDKLALSLPQPSREQALNLWERIYVDMGTWRDKSIDLSPAMNVLQEAVMNEQRVRLHYKKANGETKEVSIKPLGLVAKGSTWYVAALNERDDYRNYKVERILQAVLLEEYFERPSHFKLADYWEESKKDFVQNLPEFHVKVEASPSARERIMFTGRFVQSSHSDKLKENGWTEMELIFPTEEEAVNFLLGFGDQLKVLSPEYLVDRITERARRVIRFYQ; translated from the coding sequence ATGAAAGCGGAAAGAATGATAAAGATCTTAATCCTTCTGCAATACGGAACAACTATTTCAACACCGACGCTTGCACGCGAGCTGGAAGTTTCCGAGCGAACGATTCATAGGGATATGGAATCGTTACATGCTGCGGGCATTCCTATTTTTTCGGAAAGGGGAAAAAGCGGAGGCTGGAGGCTTGTAGATGGCTGGAAGCAAAAGTTAAGCTGGCTAAAAGAGAAAGAAGTTCTGACATTGTTTTTGCCTCATGCGGAAAAGCTTCTTTCTGATTTGAATATTGATGCCTCGATCGTGGAGCTAAAGGATAAGCTGGCATTGTCACTCCCGCAGCCATCGAGAGAGCAAGCTCTTAACCTGTGGGAACGAATCTATGTCGATATGGGAACCTGGAGAGACAAGAGTATTGATCTGTCTCCTGCGATGAACGTTTTGCAAGAAGCCGTCATGAACGAACAGCGGGTAAGGCTACATTATAAAAAAGCTAATGGGGAAACCAAAGAGGTAAGCATCAAGCCTTTAGGGTTAGTAGCCAAAGGCAGTACATGGTATGTCGCGGCTCTGAACGAAAGGGATGACTATCGAAATTACAAAGTGGAACGAATTTTACAGGCTGTCCTATTGGAGGAGTATTTTGAGAGACCCAGCCACTTTAAGCTTGCCGACTATTGGGAGGAATCCAAGAAGGATTTTGTGCAGAACCTTCCTGAATTCCATGTAAAAGTGGAGGCTTCTCCTTCAGCTAGAGAGAGAATCATGTTTACGGGGCGTTTTGTTCAGTCGAGTCATTCTGATAAGCTGAAAGAGAATGGCTGGACGGAAATGGAATTGATTTTTCCGACCGAAGAGGAAGCTGTAAACTTTTTGTTAGGCTTTGGAGATCAATTGAAAGTGTTGTCGCCAGAATATTTAGTGGATAGAATTACAGAACGGGCACGGAGGGTCATTCGCTTTTATCAATAG
- a CDS encoding ferredoxin: protein MAKYAIIDQEACIGCGNCEGLAPDIFDLDDEGLAFVKTDQNQGSVPISEDKVEQLEDALEECPTDAIKVADHPFSEQD, encoded by the coding sequence GTGGCAAAATACGCGATTATTGATCAGGAAGCTTGTATCGGCTGTGGTAATTGTGAGGGCTTGGCTCCAGATATTTTCGATCTTGACGATGAGGGATTAGCATTCGTCAAAACAGACCAGAATCAAGGATCTGTCCCTATATCCGAGGATAAAGTTGAACAACTGGAAGACGCCTTAGAGGAATGCCCCACGGATGCAATCAAGGTAGCCGATCACCCTTTTTCGGAGCAAGATTAA
- a CDS encoding AAA family ATPase, with protein sequence MKLNQDTQYIKSLKLKPEDLPSYETFPFSLPVIKNFTELFFHPNVTYIVGENGMGKSTLLEAIAIKFGFNPEGGTLNFNFSSYDSHSILDQYLLLSKGVYRPKDSFFFRAETFYNLATNIEELDEFPSSGPKIVDSFGGKSLHKQSHGESFFAAFTNRFQGNGLYILDEPEAALSPIRQLSMLTRIHELVQKGSQFLISTHSPMIMAYPNAKIIELSEEGMNETQLENTGHYSIMKQFFEDKERLLHHLFQ encoded by the coding sequence GTGAAGTTAAACCAAGACACACAGTATATAAAAAGTCTCAAATTAAAACCTGAAGATCTACCCTCATATGAGACTTTCCCTTTTAGTTTACCTGTGATCAAAAATTTTACGGAACTGTTTTTCCATCCCAATGTTACATATATTGTTGGGGAAAACGGCATGGGAAAATCAACACTTCTTGAAGCTATCGCCATAAAGTTTGGGTTTAATCCTGAAGGTGGTACACTGAATTTCAATTTTTCAAGTTATGATTCCCATTCCATCCTCGATCAATACTTGCTTTTGTCTAAAGGGGTGTACAGGCCTAAAGATAGCTTTTTCTTTAGGGCTGAAACATTCTACAATCTTGCAACGAATATTGAGGAATTAGACGAGTTCCCATCTTCAGGACCTAAGATTGTTGATTCATTTGGAGGAAAGTCTCTACACAAACAATCTCATGGAGAATCTTTTTTTGCAGCCTTTACGAATCGTTTTCAAGGGAATGGATTATATATATTAGATGAGCCCGAAGCTGCACTATCTCCCATAAGACAACTGTCAATGCTGACTCGAATCCATGAACTTGTTCAAAAAGGGTCGCAATTTTTAATCTCCACTCATTCCCCAATGATCATGGCTTATCCTAATGCTAAGATTATTGAACTTAGTGAAGAAGGAATGAACGAGACACAGCTAGAAAATACAGGGCACTACAGTATAATGAAGCAATTTTTTGAAGATAAAGAGCGATTATTGCATCATTTGTTTCAATAA
- a CDS encoding SDR family oxidoreductase — translation MTTLKNKVAIVAGATRGAGRAIAIKLGEAEATVYVTGRTTRHEQSPMQRSETIEETAELVTKAGGHGIPVQVDHTDEQQVKQFIEKVNQDQNGQLDILVNDIWGGDPLTEWGKDIGEHSLEMGLQLHKQAVLSHIITSHYTVSLMKKNNNGLIIEITDGTDNQYRGNFYYSLAKISNIHMAHAMAEDLKEYNITSLALTPGFLRSEYMLDLFGVTEDNWKEGASVEPHFIASETPFYIGEALKQLALDPDVRRFNGETLSTWGLSEIYDFKDTDGTQPHWGNYYEKYVK, via the coding sequence ATGACGACTTTGAAAAATAAAGTAGCGATTGTAGCCGGGGCAACGAGAGGAGCAGGACGAGCCATCGCCATTAAACTCGGGGAAGCTGAAGCAACCGTCTATGTCACAGGACGTACAACCAGACACGAACAATCTCCGATGCAACGGAGTGAAACGATCGAAGAAACAGCTGAGCTCGTGACCAAAGCTGGAGGTCACGGCATTCCAGTACAAGTGGACCACACTGACGAACAACAAGTTAAACAGTTTATAGAAAAAGTTAATCAAGACCAAAACGGCCAGTTAGACATTCTGGTCAACGACATCTGGGGTGGAGATCCACTAACAGAGTGGGGCAAAGATATCGGTGAACACAGCTTAGAGATGGGATTGCAGCTGCACAAACAAGCCGTTCTATCTCATATCATTACCTCTCATTACACCGTCTCTCTTATGAAGAAAAACAATAACGGCCTTATCATCGAGATCACAGACGGAACCGATAACCAATATCGAGGAAATTTCTATTACAGCCTTGCCAAAATCTCAAACATCCATATGGCACATGCTATGGCGGAAGACCTTAAAGAATACAACATTACCTCGCTCGCCTTAACACCAGGATTCTTGCGTTCAGAATACATGTTAGATCTTTTTGGAGTGACAGAAGATAACTGGAAGGAAGGCGCTTCTGTTGAACCACACTTTATTGCGTCTGAAACTCCTTTTTACATTGGAGAAGCCTTAAAGCAACTTGCCCTAGATCCTGATGTCCGAAGGTTTAACGGAGAAACGTTAAGCACATGGGGTCTGTCGGAGATTTATGATTTTAAGGATACAGACGGGACACAGCCTCACTGGGGAAATTACTACGAGAAGTATGTGAAATAA
- a CDS encoding aldo/keto reductase — translation METQNISNTNLEASRIGLGTWAIGGWMWGGTDEQQSIKTIHSALDKGINMIDTAPAYGFGRSEEIIGKALKEKGSRDDILLATKVGMEWQKDETVFRNGSKERIHQEIEDSLKRLQTDYIDLYQLHWPDPMIPLHETAEALHYLYKQGKIRAIGVSNFTPEQMDIFREAAPIHTLQPPYNLFERGIEDEVLPYTKEHNITTVTYGSLCRGLLSGKMTSDREFKGDDLRNNDPKFQQPRFNQYLNAVEELDKLAQDRFGKRVLHLALKWVLQQPGSGIALMGGRRPEQLDPVEEVSSFTIDEESMHDIDEILLKHVKDPVGPEFMAPPDRQDLGIK, via the coding sequence ATGGAAACACAGAATATAAGTAATACAAATTTAGAAGCCAGCCGAATTGGCCTGGGAACGTGGGCCATAGGCGGCTGGATGTGGGGTGGAACGGACGAACAACAATCGATCAAAACAATCCATTCCGCATTAGATAAAGGAATTAATATGATTGATACAGCTCCGGCTTACGGTTTCGGCCGTTCCGAAGAGATTATCGGCAAAGCGCTAAAAGAGAAAGGCAGCCGGGATGATATCCTGCTTGCTACTAAAGTAGGTATGGAATGGCAGAAGGACGAAACGGTCTTTCGAAATGGAAGCAAAGAGCGCATCCATCAAGAAATTGAAGATTCGCTGAAACGTCTGCAAACAGATTATATTGATCTTTATCAGCTTCACTGGCCTGATCCAATGATTCCGCTTCATGAAACTGCAGAAGCTCTTCATTACCTGTACAAACAAGGAAAAATCAGGGCGATTGGCGTAAGTAACTTCACGCCCGAACAAATGGACATATTTAGAGAGGCCGCTCCCATTCACACCTTACAGCCTCCGTACAACTTATTCGAACGCGGTATTGAAGATGAGGTACTGCCGTATACAAAAGAACACAACATCACCACTGTCACTTATGGTTCCTTATGCCGCGGATTACTGTCAGGCAAAATGACGTCTGATCGAGAATTCAAAGGAGATGACTTGAGGAACAATGATCCGAAATTTCAACAGCCGCGTTTCAACCAATACTTGAATGCTGTAGAAGAACTAGATAAGCTGGCGCAGGATCGATTCGGCAAACGTGTCCTTCACCTGGCGCTTAAATGGGTGCTTCAACAGCCCGGCTCAGGCATCGCGCTTATGGGCGGACGCCGTCCAGAACAATTGGACCCGGTTGAAGAAGTCAGCAGCTTTACAATTGATGAAGAAAGCATGCATGATATTGATGAAATTCTCCTAAAACACGTGAAAGATCCAGTCGGACCAGAATTTATGGCACCGCCTGATCGACAGGACTTAGGAATTAAATAA
- a CDS encoding HAD family hydrolase: MIKAILFDLDGTLLDRDASLKIFIDKQYERSIEWLGHIPKQHYIRRFIELDNRGYVWKDKVYQQLVREYDIADITWEELLQDYLDHFKVSCVPFPNLIWTLEQLKKRNFMIGIITNGKGQFQMDNIKVLGLEKYTDIILISEWEGVKKPDPIIFKRALAQLNVLPEESIFVGDHPEKDVQAAQRIGMKGVWKRDHHWAGDFQADYIIDDLAELLTIIK, translated from the coding sequence TTGATCAAGGCTATCCTATTTGATTTAGACGGCACTTTATTAGACAGAGACGCTTCATTAAAGATATTTATAGACAAACAATATGAGCGATCCATTGAATGGCTGGGGCACATTCCAAAGCAACATTACATAAGAAGGTTTATTGAACTTGACAACAGAGGGTACGTTTGGAAAGACAAAGTGTATCAACAACTAGTGAGGGAGTATGATATTGCCGACATAACATGGGAAGAACTGCTTCAAGATTATCTCGATCATTTTAAAGTGAGCTGTGTGCCGTTTCCAAACCTTATTTGGACGTTGGAGCAATTAAAAAAACGGAACTTTATGATCGGAATCATTACTAATGGTAAGGGACAGTTTCAAATGGATAATATTAAGGTTTTAGGGCTCGAAAAGTATACTGATATTATCCTCATCTCAGAATGGGAAGGGGTGAAAAAGCCTGATCCAATTATTTTCAAGAGAGCGTTAGCCCAATTGAATGTCTTGCCAGAAGAAAGTATATTTGTTGGCGATCACCCTGAAAAAGATGTTCAAGCTGCACAAAGAATTGGAATGAAAGGTGTTTGGAAAAGGGACCATCATTGGGCTGGAGATTTCCAGGCGGATTATATAATTGATGACTTGGCAGAACTACTTACCATTATAAAATAG
- a CDS encoding cytochrome P450, whose translation MNKEVISLKEVKSFQTRAEEFFPLDWYKKMLNNYPVYYNEETNTWHVFKYEHVKEVLSNYEVFSSEGSRTTIPVGANNKEGSIPDAVNVTMVDPPNHRKRRSLLAAAFTPRSLKNWEPRIERIAAELVEDIEENSTVDIVEALAAPLPSMVITELFGVPIEDQSKFKHWVDILFQPFDKENQEEMDLKKQAAAKEYYQYLYPIVVEKRSNPAEDIISDLIKSEVDGEKFTDDEIVRTTMAILGAGVETTSHALANSFYALLYDDPSLYEELRNDVELVPKAVEEMLRYRFQSSKRDRTVKKDNNLLGHELKEGDVVVAWMSAANLDEDMFDDPFSLNIHRANNKKHLTFGKGPHFCLGAPLARLELTIALKTFLQKFSRIKPVESFDLEEHLTSSAPGQSLTHLPINVYK comes from the coding sequence ATGAATAAAGAAGTCATCTCACTGAAAGAAGTCAAATCGTTTCAGACACGTGCAGAAGAGTTTTTTCCACTTGATTGGTACAAAAAAATGCTCAACAATTACCCTGTTTATTACAATGAGGAAACGAATACGTGGCATGTTTTTAAATATGAGCACGTAAAAGAAGTATTAAGTAACTATGAGGTCTTTTCAAGTGAGGGATCTAGGACAACCATTCCTGTGGGGGCCAATAACAAAGAAGGATCGATTCCCGATGCTGTCAACGTAACGATGGTTGATCCACCGAATCACCGAAAAAGACGTTCCTTATTAGCGGCAGCTTTTACACCTCGCAGTTTAAAAAATTGGGAGCCTCGCATTGAGCGGATTGCTGCCGAACTCGTGGAAGACATTGAAGAAAACTCTACTGTTGATATCGTAGAAGCATTGGCAGCCCCTTTGCCGAGCATGGTGATCACAGAATTATTTGGGGTGCCTATAGAAGATCAATCAAAGTTTAAACACTGGGTTGATATCCTATTCCAGCCTTTTGACAAAGAAAACCAAGAGGAAATGGATCTGAAAAAACAAGCTGCTGCCAAAGAATATTACCAATACCTCTACCCTATTGTTGTTGAGAAACGATCAAATCCAGCTGAGGATATCATCTCTGACTTAATAAAATCTGAAGTAGACGGTGAGAAGTTTACCGATGATGAAATTGTCCGAACGACGATGGCTATTTTAGGGGCAGGTGTTGAAACAACGAGTCACGCGCTGGCGAATTCCTTTTATGCATTGCTTTACGATGATCCATCTCTCTATGAAGAGCTTCGAAATGATGTCGAATTGGTTCCAAAAGCTGTAGAAGAAATGCTTCGCTATCGTTTTCAAAGCTCAAAGCGGGACCGCACCGTTAAAAAAGACAACAACTTGTTAGGGCATGAACTAAAAGAAGGGGATGTTGTCGTTGCTTGGATGAGTGCGGCCAATCTTGATGAAGACATGTTTGACGACCCGTTCTCTCTCAATATTCATCGAGCAAACAACAAGAAACATTTAACTTTCGGAAAAGGCCCGCATTTTTGTCTGGGCGCACCTCTAGCACGATTAGAATTAACGATCGCTTTAAAGACATTTTTACAAAAGTTTTCTCGAATCAAACCTGTAGAATCGTTTGATTTAGAGGAACATTTAACAAGCTCAGCTCCTGGGCAGTCTTTAACTCATCTTCCAATAAACGTGTATAAATAG